A region of Kiritimatiellales bacterium DNA encodes the following proteins:
- a CDS encoding uroporphyrinogen decarboxylase family protein — MNSRERVLTALHHAAPDRVPVNYMANSGIDRRLKNHFDLAPDDHTGLRKALNIDFFHSFPLYIGPAVHPPVDGLNVDEWGVRTRWVEHGSGGYWDFCDFPLKDAEGEELSLHKLPDPDTYDYDAVVYQFEAEKNLCRLTGHAGVGDIINHTGRLRGMEQVLCDIALQDEAYFALVDRYVEQQLTVYERLFSKAKGQIDLFWMGEDLGTQIAPIISPVMYQELIKPHHKKYADLAATFNIPVMIHSCGSSSWAFNDFIELGISAVDTLQPEAVNMSPEYLKKTFGNRLAFHGCISTAGVLAGGTVEDVIECCRNTLDVMMPGGGYCFAPTHMIQDNSPVENVLAMYKTANEYGVYKS, encoded by the coding sequence ATGAACTCAAGAGAACGGGTTTTAACGGCGTTGCATCATGCAGCGCCGGATCGGGTACCGGTTAATTATATGGCAAACTCTGGAATTGACCGGCGGTTGAAAAACCATTTCGACCTTGCACCGGACGATCATACCGGTTTGCGAAAAGCATTGAATATCGATTTTTTTCATTCATTTCCGCTTTATATCGGACCAGCGGTTCATCCGCCGGTTGACGGGTTGAATGTTGATGAGTGGGGCGTGAGAACCCGCTGGGTTGAGCACGGCAGCGGCGGATACTGGGACTTTTGCGATTTCCCGTTGAAGGATGCAGAAGGAGAGGAGCTGTCTCTGCATAAACTTCCGGATCCGGACACTTACGATTATGACGCAGTTGTGTATCAGTTTGAAGCTGAAAAAAATCTGTGCCGGCTTACCGGACATGCCGGTGTTGGGGACATCATCAATCATACCGGACGGTTGCGCGGGATGGAACAGGTGCTTTGCGATATTGCGTTACAGGACGAAGCATACTTTGCGTTAGTTGACCGGTATGTTGAACAGCAGCTGACAGTCTATGAACGGCTGTTTTCAAAGGCCAAAGGGCAGATTGACCTGTTTTGGATGGGAGAAGACCTTGGAACGCAGATTGCACCGATTATCAGTCCGGTGATGTATCAGGAACTGATTAAGCCGCATCACAAAAAATATGCTGATCTGGCCGCGACGTTTAATATTCCGGTCATGATTCACAGTTGCGGATCCAGCAGCTGGGCGTTTAACGATTTTATTGAACTGGGAATTTCGGCGGTTGATACGCTTCAGCCGGAAGCAGTCAATATGTCGCCGGAATATTTGAAAAAAACATTTGGTAACCGGCTGGCATTCCACGGATGTATTTCCACGGCGGGCGTGCTGGCCGGCGGAACCGTTGAAGACGTGATTGAGTGCTGCAGGAATACATTGGATGTCATGATGCCCGGCGGCGGTTACTGTTTTGCGCCGACGCATATGATTCAGGACAATTCGCCGGTGGAAAATGTGCTGGCGATGTATAAAACCGCCAACGAATACGGAGTCTATAAATCATGA
- a CDS encoding sulfatase — MKQSISLAAIPALAAAVSQSKPLNIIVILADDFGWSDTTLYGTTDFFETPNIERLAARGMTFTHAYSASPLCSPTRASILTGQTPARNGSTAPNHHLPEIRLEPEVAVKGPAGDKARQCVTVTRLDTAFPTLGKLIKAKGYRTAHFGKWHLGAEPYSPLQHGFDVDIPHWPGPGPAGSFIAPWKFPAFKEKKAGEHIEDRMAAEAVAWIRSVASRPFYMNYWQFSVHAPFDAKDELIEKYRHKIDRNNPQNSPTYAAMVHSLDDAVGSLLDEVDRLGIADRTIIIFYSDNGGNMYNGIEETDSDRKPFVATPTSNAPLRGGKATIFEGGIRVPCVVVWPGVTAPGSRCDARIQSTDLYPFILNALGISLPKNYSVDGVDFSPALRGEAFDRGPMFTFFPHTPAVPDWLPPSVAVHAGDWKLIRLFHQGKNGVHDYLLFNLADDIGEKNNLATAMPEKVHELDKRITDYLAAAGAVVPLPNPDFDPSKYRPQDIGVQKGGLKLVKKIVRTGTAVMPPEKVQTFINGWEARPGDTLQLAMEDGALAVYSTGGDPWVKTVDIPNIPGPFVLEMEICPAASGTLQVFAAWNGRAFERGSGIDYKVSSAGKWVTIIRDVPSGGVLTALRIDPPGTAGKSLLRNIRLKNSSGKILKEWFVLKK, encoded by the coding sequence ATGAAACAATCAATTTCACTTGCGGCAATTCCGGCGCTGGCGGCTGCTGTGAGTCAGAGCAAACCGTTGAATATCATCGTGATTCTCGCCGATGACTTCGGCTGGAGTGATACAACACTTTATGGAACCACGGATTTTTTTGAAACACCGAACATCGAACGGCTGGCCGCGCGCGGCATGACGTTCACACACGCATATTCCGCCAGTCCGCTCTGTTCGCCGACGCGCGCCAGCATTTTGACTGGACAGACACCGGCGCGTAACGGGTCCACCGCGCCGAATCATCATCTGCCGGAAATCCGGTTGGAACCGGAAGTCGCAGTGAAAGGGCCGGCCGGTGATAAAGCAAGACAATGTGTAACGGTTACACGGCTTGATACAGCATTTCCAACGCTGGGAAAATTAATTAAAGCAAAAGGATATCGTACCGCACATTTCGGAAAATGGCATCTTGGCGCAGAACCGTACAGTCCTTTGCAGCACGGGTTTGATGTCGATATTCCACACTGGCCCGGCCCGGGGCCTGCCGGCAGTTTTATTGCGCCATGGAAATTTCCGGCGTTTAAAGAAAAGAAAGCCGGCGAACATATTGAAGACCGCATGGCCGCCGAAGCCGTGGCATGGATACGCTCTGTCGCATCCCGTCCGTTTTATATGAACTACTGGCAGTTTTCAGTGCATGCGCCGTTCGATGCCAAAGATGAACTGATTGAAAAATACCGGCATAAGATCGACCGGAATAATCCGCAGAATTCGCCGACGTATGCGGCGATGGTACATTCGCTGGACGATGCTGTCGGCTCGTTGCTGGATGAAGTGGATCGACTGGGCATTGCTGATCGTACAATCATAATTTTTTATTCGGACAACGGCGGAAATATGTATAACGGTATCGAAGAAACGGATTCAGATAGAAAACCGTTTGTTGCAACACCGACAAGCAATGCACCGCTGCGCGGCGGCAAAGCAACAATCTTTGAAGGCGGTATCCGTGTGCCGTGCGTGGTGGTCTGGCCTGGAGTGACAGCACCCGGCAGCCGCTGTGATGCACGCATTCAATCCACGGATTTATATCCGTTCATTCTCAATGCGCTCGGGATTTCTTTGCCGAAAAATTATTCTGTTGACGGTGTCGATTTTTCTCCGGCACTGCGCGGAGAAGCATTTGACCGCGGTCCGATGTTTACGTTTTTCCCGCACACTCCTGCCGTCCCTGACTGGCTCCCCCCGTCGGTGGCCGTTCATGCCGGCGACTGGAAGCTGATCCGGCTCTTCCATCAGGGGAAAAACGGTGTGCACGATTATCTTCTTTTCAATCTCGCGGATGATATCGGCGAAAAAAACAACCTTGCGACGGCGATGCCGGAAAAGGTTCACGAACTGGATAAGCGGATCACTGATTATCTTGCCGCCGCCGGTGCAGTGGTCCCTCTACCGAACCCGGACTTTGATCCGTCGAAATATCGACCGCAGGACATCGGTGTGCAGAAAGGCGGATTGAAACTGGTCAAAAAAATTGTGCGGACAGGAACAGCGGTTATGCCGCCGGAAAAAGTCCAGACATTCATTAACGGATGGGAAGCCCGTCCCGGCGATACGTTGCAGCTTGCCATGGAAGATGGCGCTTTAGCTGTTTATTCAACCGGCGGTGATCCCTGGGTTAAAACGGTCGATATTCCGAATATACCGGGGCCGTTTGTACTGGAAATGGAAATCTGTCCGGCGGCCTCCGGTACTCTCCAGGTTTTCGCCGCATGGAATGGGCGGGCGTTTGAAAGAGGCAGTGGAATTGATTATAAAGTGTCATCGGCAGGGAAATGGGTTACGATTATTCGGGACGTTCCGTCGGGCGGAGTTCTTACTGCATTAAGAATTGATCCTCCCGGCACTGCCGGAAAGTCGTTACTTCGGAACATCCGGCTGAAAAACAGTTCCGGAAAAATATTGAAAGAGTGGTTTGTTTTAAAAAAATAA
- a CDS encoding sulfatase-like hydrolase/transferase, giving the protein MNFFLKSIPVAVAGGSIAWSAAEQPNIIIIFTDDHGFTDLGVHGVDPNVRTPVLDSLANGGALMRNGYCTAPQCVPSRAGLMSGRIQNTFGTRDNGIISRAGAVPLDVPTLAERLKTLGYRTGMVGKWHLNPLPEAGIPAVSYQPAQRGFDEYWNGANTKYQANFDLNGNTVHPPQTITDGRNRVVVQGEAAQAFIQRNHAEPFFLYLALYGPHWPRISADDPYYQNFPVLDYPNYSPEMDDIRRFGLALVHAIDDAVGGVMLKLRDLGLEENTLILFSGDNGAPPKFWNAVGGAVTLESWTGSENVPLRGEKGSLWEGGIKVPMFAYWKNRIPAGQVIEEPVSTLDFAATVINLAGTGIPPEFDGADILPHLTGAADSIQRATPLFWDWGQEIAMRKDDWKIHRIGARKSLFNLAEDPLELYDLKYQHPEKFQEMEADLMAWYNALPPAGRSPLIEKGDNLYVTGAPDGTPPDERFLIPYTNAAPAAYPAPLLSPDAPPDEKPPEPSVRFEFDSAGDFEGWIPVNDGFLDHAEVSGGILSGRMKSNQGKLELRQVRFSADRFFAVDVRIKSPAGSALTFRWGHTGDDTFHQSRTLSISYSSGEWQTVRIPLQGHSEWDGKTVTRLRLNPVNKEADFEIDWIRAQSHPSGFLFRVGAKEQ; this is encoded by the coding sequence ATGAATTTTTTTCTGAAATCAATTCCCGTTGCCGTCGCCGGCGGGAGTATCGCATGGTCGGCGGCAGAGCAGCCGAACATCATTATTATTTTTACGGATGATCACGGCTTTACCGATCTGGGCGTGCATGGAGTGGATCCGAATGTCAGAACGCCGGTACTGGATTCTCTGGCGAACGGCGGCGCGCTGATGCGGAACGGATATTGTACTGCGCCGCAGTGTGTGCCGTCGCGAGCGGGGCTGATGTCCGGGCGCATTCAGAATACTTTTGGAACTCGCGATAATGGAATCATTTCTCGCGCCGGCGCTGTCCCGCTGGATGTGCCGACACTGGCGGAACGCCTTAAGACCCTCGGTTACCGCACCGGTATGGTCGGGAAATGGCATTTAAATCCGCTGCCTGAAGCAGGGATTCCTGCTGTTTCCTACCAACCGGCACAACGGGGGTTTGATGAATACTGGAACGGTGCAAACACAAAATATCAGGCAAATTTTGATCTGAACGGAAACACAGTTCATCCGCCGCAAACGATCACTGACGGGCGCAATCGCGTAGTCGTTCAGGGGGAAGCGGCGCAGGCGTTTATTCAGCGGAATCATGCCGAGCCGTTTTTCCTGTATCTCGCACTGTATGGCCCGCACTGGCCGCGTATTTCAGCGGACGATCCCTATTACCAAAATTTTCCGGTGCTGGATTATCCGAACTACAGTCCAGAGATGGATGATATTCGCCGGTTCGGACTCGCACTGGTTCATGCAATCGACGATGCCGTCGGTGGTGTAATGCTGAAACTGCGCGATCTCGGTCTGGAGGAAAACACGTTGATCCTGTTCTCCGGAGACAACGGCGCACCGCCGAAATTCTGGAACGCCGTCGGCGGTGCTGTGACATTGGAAAGCTGGACCGGCTCGGAAAATGTGCCGCTGCGCGGCGAAAAAGGGTCACTGTGGGAAGGCGGTATCAAGGTTCCAATGTTTGCATATTGGAAAAACCGGATTCCGGCAGGACAGGTGATTGAAGAGCCGGTCAGTACACTCGATTTTGCGGCGACCGTCATCAATCTGGCCGGAACCGGAATTCCGCCGGAGTTTGACGGCGCAGATATTCTACCGCATCTGACCGGTGCGGCGGATTCCATCCAGCGCGCCACACCGCTGTTCTGGGACTGGGGACAGGAGATCGCTATGCGCAAAGACGACTGGAAAATCCACCGTATCGGCGCACGCAAAAGTCTCTTTAATCTGGCGGAGGATCCGCTGGAGCTTTACGATTTAAAATATCAGCATCCGGAAAAATTTCAGGAAATGGAAGCAGATCTGATGGCGTGGTATAATGCGTTACCGCCGGCGGGGCGCTCGCCGCTGATTGAAAAGGGCGACAATCTGTATGTAACCGGCGCGCCGGACGGTACGCCGCCGGATGAACGGTTTCTGATTCCGTATACAAATGCTGCGCCGGCGGCTTATCCGGCGCCGCTGCTCTCACCGGACGCGCCGCCGGATGAAAAACCGCCGGAACCGTCCGTCCGGTTCGAGTTTGATTCCGCTGGAGATTTTGAAGGCTGGATTCCTGTGAATGACGGTTTTCTTGATCACGCGGAAGTGAGCGGCGGCATACTCTCCGGCAGAATGAAATCCAATCAGGGAAAGCTGGAACTGCGGCAGGTTAGATTCAGCGCAGATCGTTTTTTCGCGGTGGATGTTCGTATTAAATCCCCCGCCGGTTCCGCTTTAACATTCCGCTGGGGACATACCGGTGACGATACTTTTCATCAGTCCCGGACGTTGTCGATTTCTTATTCTTCCGGGGAATGGCAGACGGTACGGATTCCATTGCAGGGACATTCTGAGTGGGACGGGAAAACAGTTACCCGGCTGCGGCTGAATCCGGTGAATAAAGAAGCGGATTTTGAAATCGACTGGATTCGCGCGCAGAGTCATCCGTCCGGATTCCTTTTCCGGGTCGGCGCAAAAGAACAATGA